The region CCCGCGAGCGGGACCGGCCGTGGCTGATGCGGACCTACGCGGGACACTCCACCGCCGAGGCGTCCAACGCGCTCTACCGGAGCAATCTCGGCAAGGGCCAGACCGGCCTGTCGGTGGCCTTCGACCTGCCGACCCAGACCGGCTACGACGCCGACCATGTGCTGGCCCGCGGCGAGGTCGGCAGGGTCGGGGTGCCGGTCGCGCATCTCGGTGACATGCGGCGGCTGTTCCAGGACATCCCGCTGGAGCGGATGAACACCTCGATGACCATCAACGCCACCGCCATGTGGCTGCTGGCGCTCTACCAGGTGGTCGCCGAGGAGCAGGGGGCGGACATCGCCGCGCTCCAGGGCACCACCCAGAACGACATCGTCAAGGAGTACCTGTCCCGCGGTACGCATGTCTTCCCGCCGGTGCCGTCGCTGCGGCTGACCACGGACATGATCACGTACACCGTCCACCACATGCCCAAGTGGAACCCGATCAACATCTGCAGCTACCACTTGCAGGAGGCCGGGGCCACGCCGGTGCAGGAGATCGCCTACGCGATGTCCACCGCGGTCGCGGTGCTCGACGCGGTCTTCGCGTCCGGGCAGGTGCCCGAGGAGCGCAGGGGCGAGGTGGTCGGCCGGATCTCCTTCTTCGTCAACGCCGGTGTGCGCTTCGTCGAGGAGATGTGCAAGATGCGCGCCTTCGGCCGGATCTGGGACACCGTCACCCGGGAGCGCTACGGCGTCCAGGACCCCAGGCAGCGGCGCTTCCGCTACGGCGTGCAGGTCAACTCGCTCGGTCTGACCGAGGCGCAGCCGGAGAACAACGTCCAGCGGATCGTGCTGGAGATGCTGGCCGTGACGCTGTCCAGGGACGCCCGCGCCCGGGCCGTCCAATTGCCCGCCTGGAACGAGGCGCTGGGCCTGCCGCGGCCGTGGGACCAGCAGTGGAGCCTGCGGATACAGCAGGTGCTCGCGCACGAGAGCGACCTGCTCGAATACGCCGACATCTTCGAGGGCAGCCATGTGATCGAGGCGAAGGTCGCGGAGCTGGTGGAGCGGGCGACCGCCGAGATCGCGCACATCGAGCAGCTGGGCGGCGCGATGGCGGCCGTCGAGTCCGGCTACCTCAAGTCGGAGCTGGTGGCCTCGCACGCCGCCCGGCGGGCCAGGATCGAGTCGGGCGAGGAGCAGATCGTCGGTGTCAACATCCACGAGAGCACCGAGCCCAGCCCGCTGACCGCCGACCTGGACACCGCGATCATGACGGTCGACCCGGCCAACGAGGCCCGGGTGGTGGCCGCGCTGCACGACTGGCGGCGGGCCAGGGCCGAGCCGCGCGCGCAGGCCGCGCTCGGCGCCCTGCGGTCGGCGGCGGCGGGCGGAGAGAACCTGATGGCGGCGACGCTGGACTGCGCGCGGGCGGGCGTCACGACCGGTGAGTGGTCCTGGGCGCTGCGCGACGTCTTCGGCGAATACCGCGCGCCGACCGGGGTCGGCAGCGCGCCGGTCGCGGTGGCGGCGCGGGACGGCGGCCCGCTGGCCGACGTACGCCGCAAGGTCGCGGACACCGCGAACGAGCTGGGCGGCGGGCGGCTGCGGCTGCTGGTCGGCAAGCCGGGGCTCGACGGGCACTCCAACGGCGCCGAGCAGATCGCGGTACGCGCCAGGGACGCCGGCTTCGAGGTGGTCTACCAGGGGATCAGGCTGACCCCCGAGCAGATCGTCTCCGCTGCGGTCGCCGAGGACGTGCACTGCGTGGGCCTGTCGATCCTGTCGGGGTCGCACGCCGCGCTGGTGCCCGATGTACTGGAGCGGCTGCGCCGGGCGGGGGTGGAGGACGTCCCCGTGGTCGTCGGCGGCATCATCCCGGCCGCGGACGCGCTCGCCCTGCGGGCGGCCGGTGTGGCGGCGGTGTTCACACCCAAGGACTTCGGTATCACCGGGATCATCGGCCGGATCGTGGACGAGATCCGGCTCGCGAACAAGCTGGAGGTATGACTGTGCAGTTCGGCCGCACGTATGAGGAGTTCGAGGTCGGTGCCGTGTACAAGCACTGGCCGGGAAAGACGGTCACGGAATACGACGACCACCTCTTCTGCCTGCTCACCATGAATCACCACCCGCTGCACATGGACGCCAACTACGCGGAGAAGGGAACCGACTTCGGCCGCAATGTGGTGGTCGGGAACTACGTCTACTCGCTGCTGCTCGGCATGTCGGTGCCCGATGTGTCGGGCAAGGCGATCGCCAATCTGGAGGTCGAGTCGCTGCGGCACGTGGCGCCGACCTTCCACGGCGACACGGTCTACGGCGAGACGACGGTGCTCGACAAGTGGCCGTCGAAGTCCAGGAGCGACCGCGGCATCGTCCAGGTCGAGACCCGCGGCCACAACCAGGACGGCACCCTGGTGTGCGTTTTCCGCCGCAAGGTGATGGTGCCGACCGCCACGTACATCGAGCAGCGCGGCGGGGAACAGCCCGGCCGCCCGCAGCCGGAGGGGAACTGAGCCGATGGCCGACCGACTCGCGCAGACCGACGGACTGACCGACATCCAGCGGGAGATCCTCTCCACCGTCCGCAGCTTCGTGGACAAGGAGATCCTGCCGGTCGCCACCGCTCTCGAACACCGCGACGAATATCCCACCGAGATCGTCGAGGGCCTGAAGGAACTGGGCATCTTCGGCCTGATGATCCCCGAGGAGTACGGCGGCCTCGGGGAATCGCTGCTCACCTACGCACTGGTCGTGGAGGAGATCGCCCGCGGCTGGATGAGTGTGTCCGGCATCATCAACACGCATTTCATCGTCGCCTACATGATCAAGCAGCACGGCACTCGGGAGCAGAAGGAGCACTTCCTGCCGCGCATGGCGGCCGGCGAGGTGCGCGGCGCGTTCTCGATGTCGGAGCCGGGCCTGGGTTCCGACGTGTCGGCGATCCGCACCAAGGGCGTACGCGACGGGGACGGCTATGTCGTCAACGGGCAGAAGATGTGGCTGACCAACGGCGGCTCGTCGAACCTGGTCGCGGTGCTGTGCCGCACCGACGAGGGGCAGCCGGCCGAGGCGCCCGCGCACCGGTCGATGACGACCTTCCTGATCGAGAAGGAGCCGGGCTTCGGCGCCAACCCCGCGGTCCCCGGCCTGACCGTGCCCGGCAAGATCGACAAGATGGGCTACAAGGGCGTCGACACCACCGAGCTGATCCTGGAGGACGTACGGGTGCCCGCCGACCGCGTGCTGGGCGGCGCGAGCGGGCGCGGCTTCTACCAGATGATGGACGGCGTCGAGGTGGGCCGGGTCAATGTGGCCGCCCGCGGCTGCGGTGTGGCCAGGCGCGCCTTCGAACTCGGCATCTCCTACGCCCAGCAGCGGCACACCTTCGGCAAGGCCATCGCGGAGCACCAGGCGATCCAGTTCAAGCTCGCCGAAATGGCCACCAAGGTGGAGGCCGCGCACCAGATGATGGTCAATGCCGCGCGCAAGAAGGATTCCGGCGCGCGCAACGACCTGGAGGCCGGAATGGCGAAATATCTGGCGGCCGAGTTCTGCAAGGAGGTCGTCGAGGACGCCTTCCGCATCCACGGCGGCTACGGCTTCTCCAAGGAGTACGAGATCGAGCGGCTGTACCGTGAGGCGCCGATGCTGCTGATCGGCGAGGGAACCGCAGAGATTCAGAAAATGATCATCGGCAGGCGGCTGTTGGAGGAGTACCGGATCCAGGGATAATGTCCGCATTCGCGGTGATTTATCCGAGGCGAACGTCACACTGTGTCATGAGTCAAAGCACCGGAACCAGCCACCGACTCGCCCTTGCGCTTGCCCAGTTGCCGGTGTCAGCCGATACCATCGAGTCAAAGCCGCCGTCCCCAGAAGTAATTCGCGGCACCCTCCGCTACGAAGGTCTTCCATGCCCCACAGCCATTCCCCTGCTCCACGCGGCCGGGTCCGCCTCGCACGTGGCGCATCACCGTGGCTCCTCCCGACCGTGGCCACCGCGGCGGTCTCCCTCGCCAAGGCGCGCCAGTCCGGCCGCTGGGCAACCGTGGCCGTCCCCGCCACCGCGCTCGCGGCCGGGATGCTGTGGTTCTTCCGCGACCCCGAGCGGGAGATCACCGACGGCCGGGTGATCAGCCCGGCCGACGGCGTGGTCCAGAGCGTCATGCCGTGGAAGGACGGGCGCACCCGCGTCGCGATCTTCATGAGCCCGCTGAATGTGCACGTCAACCGGGCGCCGCTGACCGGCACGGTCTCCTCCGTCGAGCACATCCCCGGCGGGTACGTACCGGCGTTCAACAAGGAGAGCGAGAACAACGAGCGGGTGGTCTGGCACTTCGACACCGAGCTCGGCGACATCGAGATGGTGCAGATCGCCGGAGCGGTCGCGCGGCGGATCGTGCCGTACGTGCCGCGCGGCTGCAAGGTCGAGCAGGGCGACCGGATCGGGCTGATCCGGTTCGGCTCCCGGGTCGACGTGTACCTGCCGGCCGGGATCGAAGCGGGTGTCGAGGTCGGACAGACCACCACGGCTGGGGTGACACGCCTTGACCGTGACTGATCCGGATACGGCGCAGTCCACCTGGGTGACCGAACTCCAGGACGAGGTCGACGACCTCCCCCTGTCGACCCGGCTGTCCATCGCCGACGCGCTGACCCTCGGCAACGCGATCTGCGGCTTCATGGCGGTGTACTTCACCACCACCGGGGTCCTGGTGCCGCACCTGATGGGCACCAGTGACGGCGGCATGTCCAAGCACAGCGCCGCCACGGCGGTCACGCTGATGCTGCTCGCCTCCGTCTTCGACCTCTTCGACGGGCTCGTCGCGCGCAAGCTGCGCAGCTCGGCCATGGGGGCCGAGCTGGACAACCTCTCCGACCTGATCAGCTTCGGGCTCGCCCCGGCGTATTTCGTGGTCGTCTGGGGGCTGGTCGCCGACGACGCCCACGGGAAGGTCTCCGCGGTCGCCGCGGTGCTGGTGGTGCTGGCCGTCGTCCTGCGGCTCGCCCGCTTCTCCTGCACGACGCTGCGGGACGGCGTCTTCCAGGGCATGCCGAGCCCCTTCGGGGCGATGACGGTGGTGTCCGTGGTGCTGCTCGAACTGCCCTTCGTGCCGACCATCGCGGCGATCGTGGGCGTGGCCTGGCTGATGGTGAGCCGGGTCGAGTACCCCAAGCCGCGCGGACGGCTGGCCGTCCTCACCCTGGCCTGGATCCTGGTCAGCATGGGCTGCCTGACCGCCTGGACGCTCGACGTCCCCGGCGGCCACCAGCTCCTCCAGACCGGCGCGGCGCTCCAGTGCCTGGCCGCCGCGGTGATCCCCTGCTTCGCGACCACCCGTCGCGTGAACACGATGCGCGCCAACCGCCGCGAGGCCCGGGCCGCAGCGCTGCGCTAGCCCGGGGCGGGGTTTGCCACCGCGTCGGTGGGTACGCATCCGCTGCCGCGGGGTGAGGGTGCCGCTGCGTCCGGGGGTACGCCTCCCCCGGGCGCGGCGGCTTTTGCGCTCCCGGGCGCGCGAGTCTTGTGGGGGCGCGGGGAACGGCGCGAGCAACCACCCACCGGCCGGTGGTCCGGACGCGACAGCAACAGCCCCTCTGGGCCGGTGACGACCCGCGCGCCCGGCGGGGGCTGGTCGCGCCCCTGAGGGGTGCCCCCCTTACGCAGAGGCACCCGGGGCCACCGGGTCAGGTCAGGAAGTCCTGGGCCAGGCGGGCGGCCAGCTGTTCGAGAAGGGGGCCGGCCTCCGACATCGAGCGGGCCGGATCCGACTCCAGGTCGGAAAGCGCGTAGGCCCGGCGGATGCCGGCCCGGCCGAGATCGGCCGGGGGGAGGGCGAGCCGGCCGCAGACGGCGACGACGTCGATCCCGCGCGCCCGAGCCGCCTGGGCGACGCCCACCGGCGCCTTCCCGTGCAGCGTCTGCTCGTCGAGCGAACCCTCACCCGTGATGACCAGCGTGGCGCCGTCGAGCGCCGCCTCGAAGCCGAGGACGTCGAGCATCACGTCGATGCCGGGCCGGAAGTCGGCCCGCAGGCCGACCATCGCGCCGAAGCCGATGCCGCCCGCGGCGCCCGCCCCGGGCGCCTCGGCCTCCGCGGTGGCGCCGAGCACCTCGGCGAAGC is a window of Streptomyces sp. NBC_01477 DNA encoding:
- the pssA gene encoding CDP-diacylglycerol--serine O-phosphatidyltransferase — protein: MTVTDPDTAQSTWVTELQDEVDDLPLSTRLSIADALTLGNAICGFMAVYFTTTGVLVPHLMGTSDGGMSKHSAATAVTLMLLASVFDLFDGLVARKLRSSAMGAELDNLSDLISFGLAPAYFVVVWGLVADDAHGKVSAVAAVLVVLAVVLRLARFSCTTLRDGVFQGMPSPFGAMTVVSVVLLELPFVPTIAAIVGVAWLMVSRVEYPKPRGRLAVLTLAWILVSMGCLTAWTLDVPGGHQLLQTGAALQCLAAAVIPCFATTRRVNTMRANRREARAAALR
- a CDS encoding MaoC family dehydratase — its product is MQFGRTYEEFEVGAVYKHWPGKTVTEYDDHLFCLLTMNHHPLHMDANYAEKGTDFGRNVVVGNYVYSLLLGMSVPDVSGKAIANLEVESLRHVAPTFHGDTVYGETTVLDKWPSKSRSDRGIVQVETRGHNQDGTLVCVFRRKVMVPTATYIEQRGGEQPGRPQPEGN
- a CDS encoding acyl-CoA dehydrogenase family protein, which translates into the protein MADRLAQTDGLTDIQREILSTVRSFVDKEILPVATALEHRDEYPTEIVEGLKELGIFGLMIPEEYGGLGESLLTYALVVEEIARGWMSVSGIINTHFIVAYMIKQHGTREQKEHFLPRMAAGEVRGAFSMSEPGLGSDVSAIRTKGVRDGDGYVVNGQKMWLTNGGSSNLVAVLCRTDEGQPAEAPAHRSMTTFLIEKEPGFGANPAVPGLTVPGKIDKMGYKGVDTTELILEDVRVPADRVLGGASGRGFYQMMDGVEVGRVNVAARGCGVARRAFELGISYAQQRHTFGKAIAEHQAIQFKLAEMATKVEAAHQMMVNAARKKDSGARNDLEAGMAKYLAAEFCKEVVEDAFRIHGGYGFSKEYEIERLYREAPMLLIGEGTAEIQKMIIGRRLLEEYRIQG
- a CDS encoding protein meaA, yielding MASPRAGGPRERDRPWLMRTYAGHSTAEASNALYRSNLGKGQTGLSVAFDLPTQTGYDADHVLARGEVGRVGVPVAHLGDMRRLFQDIPLERMNTSMTINATAMWLLALYQVVAEEQGADIAALQGTTQNDIVKEYLSRGTHVFPPVPSLRLTTDMITYTVHHMPKWNPINICSYHLQEAGATPVQEIAYAMSTAVAVLDAVFASGQVPEERRGEVVGRISFFVNAGVRFVEEMCKMRAFGRIWDTVTRERYGVQDPRQRRFRYGVQVNSLGLTEAQPENNVQRIVLEMLAVTLSRDARARAVQLPAWNEALGLPRPWDQQWSLRIQQVLAHESDLLEYADIFEGSHVIEAKVAELVERATAEIAHIEQLGGAMAAVESGYLKSELVASHAARRARIESGEEQIVGVNIHESTEPSPLTADLDTAIMTVDPANEARVVAALHDWRRARAEPRAQAALGALRSAAAGGENLMAATLDCARAGVTTGEWSWALRDVFGEYRAPTGVGSAPVAVAARDGGPLADVRRKVADTANELGGGRLRLLVGKPGLDGHSNGAEQIAVRARDAGFEVVYQGIRLTPEQIVSAAVAEDVHCVGLSILSGSHAALVPDVLERLRRAGVEDVPVVVGGIIPAADALALRAAGVAAVFTPKDFGITGIIGRIVDEIRLANKLEV
- a CDS encoding phosphatidylserine decarboxylase, whose amino-acid sequence is MPHSHSPAPRGRVRLARGASPWLLPTVATAAVSLAKARQSGRWATVAVPATALAAGMLWFFRDPEREITDGRVISPADGVVQSVMPWKDGRTRVAIFMSPLNVHVNRAPLTGTVSSVEHIPGGYVPAFNKESENNERVVWHFDTELGDIEMVQIAGAVARRIVPYVPRGCKVEQGDRIGLIRFGSRVDVYLPAGIEAGVEVGQTTTAGVTRLDRD